A window of Klebsiella sp. WP3-W18-ESBL-02 contains these coding sequences:
- a CDS encoding antitoxin VbhA family protein → MTDDRILQLRLIGFRKAETSLRLEGMDPSGKSLYESVKARILSGELTFDEGRAEIRAHYQKREKSN, encoded by the coding sequence ATGACTGATGATCGGATACTGCAACTTCGCCTCATCGGTTTCCGCAAGGCTGAGACTTCTCTGAGACTTGAAGGGATGGACCCGTCAGGAAAGTCGCTTTATGAGTCCGTCAAGGCGCGGATTCTTTCCGGTGAGCTGACCTTCGACGAAGGTCGTGCTGAGATACGGGCGCACTACCAGAAGCGTGAGAAAAGTAACTGA